One part of the [Pantoea] beijingensis genome encodes these proteins:
- the gshA gene encoding glutamate--cysteine ligase → MIPDVSQALSWLEAHPNALNGISRGIERETLRVKPDGLLATTGHPDSLGSALTHKWITTDFAETLLEFITPVEQDIDRLLALLRDVHRHVSRDLGEERMWPFSMPCFIGAGDEIELAQYGSSNIGRMKTLYRQGLKHRYGALMQTISGVHYNFSLPLSFWQEWAGVKDMESGKAEISEGYLRLIRNYYRFGWIIPYLFGASPAICSSFLQGKESSLPFERSEKGMLYLPYATSLRLSDLGYTNKSQNNLGITFNDLPTYVDALKRAIKTPSKEYAEIGVKDRDGQYLQLNANVLQIENELYAPIRPKRVTASGEAPSDALLRGGIEYIEVRSLDINPFSPIGIDAQQVRFLDLFLIWCTLAEAPEMSSAELLCTRKNWNRVILEGRKPGQTIGIGCEDTQKPLVDVGNALFRDLKRVAETLDSNHGDRQYQDVCEQLVASFDDPELTYSARILHAMKENGMGGTGLALAEQYRHSMAEEALEVLSEEQFEKEAIRSRMAQQEIEASDTLSFEDFLASKAG, encoded by the coding sequence TTGATCCCGGATGTATCACAGGCGCTTTCCTGGTTGGAAGCCCATCCTAATGCGTTAAATGGCATCAGCCGCGGCATTGAGCGCGAAACATTACGTGTTAAGCCGGATGGCCTTCTGGCAACCACCGGACATCCCGATTCACTCGGTTCAGCGTTAACTCATAAATGGATTACTACCGATTTCGCAGAAACGCTGCTGGAGTTCATCACCCCTGTTGAGCAAGACATTGATCGTCTACTGGCTTTACTGCGTGATGTACACCGCCACGTTTCCCGCGATCTTGGTGAAGAGCGTATGTGGCCCTTCAGCATGCCATGCTTTATTGGCGCCGGAGATGAGATTGAACTGGCGCAATATGGCAGTTCAAACATTGGCCGAATGAAAACGCTGTACCGGCAGGGACTGAAGCATCGCTATGGTGCCTTGATGCAGACTATTTCCGGTGTGCATTATAATTTTTCACTGCCGCTATCTTTCTGGCAAGAGTGGGCAGGCGTAAAAGACATGGAGAGTGGCAAAGCCGAGATTTCAGAGGGATATTTGCGACTGATTCGCAACTATTACCGTTTTGGCTGGATTATCCCATACCTGTTTGGAGCGTCTCCTGCAATTTGTTCATCCTTCCTGCAGGGTAAAGAAAGTTCACTACCGTTTGAACGTAGTGAAAAGGGAATGCTCTACCTGCCTTACGCCACCTCTTTGCGGCTGAGTGATTTGGGGTACACCAACAAATCGCAGAACAATCTCGGTATTACGTTTAACGATTTGCCTACTTACGTTGATGCTTTGAAGAGGGCGATCAAAACGCCTTCCAAAGAATATGCTGAAATTGGCGTGAAAGATCGGGATGGTCAGTACCTGCAGCTCAATGCGAATGTGCTACAAATTGAAAATGAACTGTACGCACCGATTCGGCCAAAACGTGTAACGGCATCCGGTGAAGCTCCTTCAGACGCGCTGTTGCGTGGTGGCATTGAATATATTGAAGTTCGGTCGCTGGATATTAACCCGTTCTCGCCGATTGGGATTGATGCGCAGCAGGTGCGTTTTCTCGATCTTTTCCTGATTTGGTGTACGCTGGCTGAAGCGCCTGAAATGAGTAGTGCTGAGTTGCTTTGTACGCGTAAGAACTGGAATCGCGTTATCCTTGAGGGACGTAAACCAGGTCAAACTATCGGTATAGGGTGTGAAGATACACAGAAGCCACTGGTAGATGTTGGCAATGCTCTGTTCAGGGACCTTAAGCGCGTTGCGGAAACTCTGGATAGTAATCATGGCGATCGTCAATATCAGGATGTATGTGAACAACTCGTTGCCTCGTTTGACGATCCTGAGCTGACTTATTCTGCGCGTATTCTTCATGCTATGAAGGAAAATGGCATGGGGGGGACGGGACTGGCACTGGCAGAGCAGTACCGCCATTCGATGGCTGAAGAAGCGTTGGAAGTATTAAGCGAAGAGCAGTTTGAGAAAGAAGCGATACGCTCAAGGATGGCTCAGCAAGAGATTGAAGCGTCAGATACCTTAAGTTTTGAGGATTTCCTTGCCAGCAAGGCAGGGTAG